A stretch of Henckelia pumila isolate YLH828 chromosome 4, ASM3356847v2, whole genome shotgun sequence DNA encodes these proteins:
- the LOC140894558 gene encoding aspartate aminotransferase, cytoplasmic isozyme 1-like, giving the protein MADRIISMRHQLLDALRARGTPGDWSHIIKQIWMFTFTGLNSEQVAFMTKEYHIYMTSDGRISMAELSTKTVPHLVDAMHATVTKMG; this is encoded by the exons ATGGCTGATCGTATTATTAGTATGCGCCACCAGCTTCTAGATGCTTTACGTGCTAGAg GTACACCTGGTGACTGGAGTCACATTATCAAGCAGATTTGGATGTTTACATTCACTGGACTTAATTCGGAGCAAGTAGCCTTCATGACGAAAGAATACCACATCTACATGACATCCGATgg GCGAATTAGCATGGCTGAGCTGAGTACAAAGACCGTGCCACATCTTGTAGATGCAATGCATGCTACTGTCACCAAGATGGGCTGA